Proteins encoded within one genomic window of Kibdelosporangium phytohabitans:
- a CDS encoding O-acetylhomoserine aminocarboxypropyltransferase/cysteine synthase family protein: protein MSERTWGFRTRALHAGGAPDPTTGARAVPIYQSTSFVFEDTADAANLFALQKYGNVYSRIGNPTVAAFEERIASLEGGIGAVATASGQAAEFLTFTALAEAGDHIVSASGLYGGTVTQLDGTLRRLGISTTFVDGEVDAYAAAITDRTKLIYTEVIGNPSGAIADLEGLGELARQHGIPLVVDATLATPYLCRPLEHGADIVLHSATKFLGGHGTTLGGVVVESGRFDWGNGNFPRMTEVVPSYGGLKYWENFGEYAFCTRLRAEQLRDIGAVLSPHSAFLLLQGVETLPQRMDEHVANARKVASWLSVDDRVAWVGYAGLPSHPHHKRAHKYLPQGPGAVFSFGVKGGRAAGQKFVESVELLSHLANVGDARSLVIHPASTTHQQLSDEQLAAAGVGADLIRLSVGLEDVEDILWDIDQALAQAVKA, encoded by the coding sequence GTGAGTGAACGGACGTGGGGTTTCCGGACGCGGGCACTGCATGCCGGCGGGGCACCTGACCCGACCACCGGGGCCAGGGCGGTGCCCATCTACCAGTCGACCAGCTTCGTGTTCGAGGACACCGCGGACGCGGCGAACCTGTTCGCGCTGCAGAAGTACGGCAACGTCTACAGCCGCATCGGCAACCCGACGGTGGCCGCGTTCGAGGAGCGGATCGCCAGCCTCGAAGGCGGGATCGGTGCCGTGGCCACCGCCAGCGGGCAGGCCGCCGAGTTCCTCACGTTCACCGCGTTGGCCGAGGCAGGCGACCACATCGTGTCGGCGAGCGGCCTCTACGGCGGCACAGTCACCCAGCTCGACGGCACGCTGCGCCGCCTGGGCATCTCGACGACGTTCGTGGACGGCGAGGTGGACGCCTACGCGGCCGCGATCACCGACCGGACCAAGTTGATCTACACCGAGGTGATCGGCAACCCGTCCGGCGCCATCGCCGACCTCGAAGGCCTCGGCGAGCTCGCCCGTCAGCACGGGATCCCGCTGGTCGTGGACGCGACGCTGGCGACGCCGTACCTGTGCCGGCCGCTGGAGCACGGCGCCGACATCGTGCTGCACTCGGCGACGAAGTTCCTCGGCGGGCACGGCACGACCCTCGGTGGTGTCGTCGTCGAGTCCGGCCGGTTCGACTGGGGCAACGGCAACTTCCCGCGGATGACCGAGGTCGTCCCGTCCTACGGCGGCTTGAAGTACTGGGAGAATTTCGGCGAGTACGCGTTCTGCACACGGCTGCGGGCCGAGCAGCTGCGGGACATCGGCGCTGTGCTCTCACCGCATTCGGCTTTCCTGCTGTTGCAGGGTGTCGAGACGTTGCCGCAGCGGATGGACGAGCACGTGGCCAACGCGCGCAAGGTGGCGTCCTGGTTGTCCGTCGACGACCGGGTGGCGTGGGTGGGGTACGCGGGGCTGCCGTCGCACCCGCATCACAAGCGGGCGCACAAGTACTTGCCGCAAGGCCCTGGGGCCGTGTTCTCGTTCGGCGTCAAGGGTGGCCGCGCGGCTGGGCAGAAGTTCGTCGAGTCGGTGGAGTTGCTGAGCCACTTGGCCAACGTCGGCGACGCACGCAGCCTGGTGATCCACCCGGCGTCCACCACGCACCAGCAGTTGTCCGACGAGCAGCTCGCCGCGGCAGGCGTCGGCGCGGACCTGATCCGGCTGTCGGTCGGGCTCGAGGACGTCGAGGACATCCTGTGGGACATCGACCAGGCACTCGCACAGGCGGTGAAAGCATGA
- the alc gene encoding allantoicase: protein MTFHDNPDLASRRFGGSVVWANDELFAERENLIKASEPVFQTYTFGHKGQVYDGWETRRRRGGDADQAIVRLGMPGVIKGVVIDTAFFTGNYPPYASVEACSAEGYPSPDELTGWTTVVPRSPLAGDTKNAFEVTDTQRYTHVRLTIYPDGGVARLRVHGSPVADPNFLDFDHMDLAALANGAEIADCSNKFYSSPNNLIAPGPAAVMGEGWETARRRDDGNDWVSLRLAAKGVIRLIELDTTHFKGNAPGWASVSCAEASGEWTGLLSRQRLQPDTRHLFRVTEQHEATQARLDVFPDGGMARLRLWGSLTDEGRTLFVSRWQDRLP from the coding sequence ATGACTTTTCACGACAACCCGGACCTGGCCAGCCGCAGGTTCGGCGGCTCGGTGGTGTGGGCCAACGACGAGCTGTTCGCCGAACGCGAGAACCTGATCAAGGCGAGCGAGCCCGTCTTCCAGACGTACACCTTCGGCCACAAGGGCCAGGTCTACGACGGCTGGGAGACCAGGCGCCGCCGCGGGGGTGACGCCGACCAGGCGATCGTCCGGCTCGGCATGCCCGGCGTGATCAAGGGCGTCGTGATCGACACAGCGTTCTTCACGGGCAACTACCCGCCGTACGCGTCCGTGGAGGCGTGCAGCGCCGAGGGTTACCCCAGCCCGGACGAGCTGACCGGGTGGACGACCGTGGTGCCGCGTTCGCCGCTGGCCGGCGACACCAAGAACGCCTTCGAGGTGACCGACACCCAGCGCTACACGCACGTCAGGCTGACGATCTACCCGGACGGCGGCGTCGCGCGGCTGCGTGTGCACGGATCACCTGTCGCCGACCCGAACTTCCTCGACTTCGACCACATGGACCTGGCAGCGTTGGCCAACGGTGCGGAGATCGCCGACTGCAGCAACAAGTTCTACTCGTCGCCCAACAACCTGATCGCGCCCGGACCGGCCGCGGTGATGGGCGAGGGCTGGGAGACCGCGCGGCGCCGTGACGACGGCAACGACTGGGTGTCGCTGCGGCTGGCGGCCAAGGGGGTGATCCGGCTGATCGAACTGGACACAACCCACTTCAAGGGAAACGCGCCCGGCTGGGCGTCGGTCAGCTGCGCCGAGGCGTCGGGCGAGTGGACCGGGCTGCTCAGTCGCCAACGGCTGCAGCCCGACACACGCCACCTGTTCCGGGTGACTGAGCAGCACGAGGCCACCCAGGCCCGGTTGGACGTCTTCCCGGACGGCGGCATGGCCAGATTGCGGCTCTGGGGCTCGCTGACCGACGAAGGCCGTACTCTGTTCGTCTCCCGCTGGCAGGACCGTTTGCCGTAG
- a CDS encoding putative RNA methyltransferase, with translation MSRGRSDEKTGSPAGFPPVPLGALCCPHCQSPLAQRDRALRCTSGHSFDLAKQGYVNLLGSGNGDTTQMVAARDEFLSAGHYAPLARLVAHEAAHDLRRDALVVDAGTGTGYYLSATLARAPAASGLGMDTSTAALRRAARAHPGIGAVAWDLWKPWPLRPQSADVIMNIFAPRNLIECHRVLRPEGTLVVVTPDSTHLAELRAYVDMLDVDADKLTRLDSSLQAQFSLTGRHDCEIELTLEPADVHRVVHMGPNAYHVQEGALASVTHALTVTAAFVVSVYRRNS, from the coding sequence ATGAGCCGAGGTAGAAGCGACGAGAAGACCGGCAGCCCGGCCGGTTTCCCACCGGTGCCGCTGGGGGCGCTGTGCTGCCCGCACTGCCAGTCCCCCCTCGCCCAGCGGGACCGGGCGCTGCGGTGCACGTCAGGGCACAGTTTCGACCTGGCCAAGCAGGGTTACGTGAACCTGCTCGGGTCGGGAAACGGCGACACCACCCAGATGGTGGCCGCGCGCGACGAGTTCCTGTCAGCGGGGCACTACGCGCCGCTGGCCCGCCTGGTCGCCCATGAAGCGGCCCACGACCTGCGCCGGGACGCGCTCGTGGTGGACGCGGGTACCGGTACGGGTTACTACCTTTCGGCGACGCTGGCCAGGGCTCCGGCCGCCTCGGGGCTCGGCATGGACACGTCCACGGCCGCGTTGCGCCGGGCCGCCCGTGCGCACCCGGGCATCGGCGCGGTCGCGTGGGACCTGTGGAAGCCGTGGCCGCTGCGGCCGCAGTCGGCGGACGTGATCATGAACATCTTCGCGCCGCGCAACTTGATCGAGTGCCACCGGGTGCTGCGCCCGGAGGGCACCCTCGTCGTGGTCACGCCGGACTCGACGCACCTGGCCGAGCTGCGTGCGTACGTGGACATGCTCGACGTCGACGCGGACAAGCTGACCAGGCTGGACTCGTCGCTGCAGGCCCAGTTCTCGCTGACCGGGCGGCACGACTGCGAGATCGAGCTGACCCTCGAGCCGGCGGACGTGCACCGGGTCGTCCACATGGGCCCCAACGCGTACCACGTGCAGGAAGGGGCGCTCGCCTCGGTCACGCACGCGTTGACGGTCACCGCGGCGTTCGTGGTTTCGGTCTACCGTAGGAACTCGTGA
- a CDS encoding DUF1206 domain-containing protein — MVVVDVRRHKATQVLGRFGMVCYGIVHLLVAWLALQVAFGDSEQADQKGAVGSLAETPVGPVLLWALAVGLIAYALWQTLMIFTGYTWVEKGRKRFLRKFGAGSRAFVSATIGIYTIELASGSGGGGSSNQSTQEWTAKLMAQPFGQILVGILALVILGVAFAAVRRGVKKLFLEDLDRSQLPKPAEPLGVAGHTAKGVAYGIIGILVGIAAINAKPDQAQGLDGALKTLQAQTFGSVLLFVVALGFAAYGLFCFAVAKAHKA; from the coding sequence ATGGTCGTGGTGGATGTTCGCAGGCACAAGGCAACGCAGGTGCTCGGCCGGTTCGGGATGGTCTGTTACGGCATCGTGCACCTGCTTGTCGCGTGGCTGGCCCTCCAGGTCGCGTTCGGCGATTCCGAACAGGCCGACCAGAAGGGCGCGGTGGGGTCACTCGCCGAAACGCCGGTCGGCCCGGTCCTGTTATGGGCTTTGGCTGTCGGTCTGATCGCGTACGCCCTCTGGCAGACTCTGATGATCTTCACCGGGTACACCTGGGTGGAGAAGGGCCGTAAACGGTTCCTCCGCAAGTTCGGCGCGGGCTCCCGTGCGTTCGTCTCGGCGACGATCGGCATCTACACGATCGAACTCGCCAGTGGTTCCGGCGGCGGCGGGTCGAGCAACCAGTCCACCCAGGAGTGGACGGCCAAGTTGATGGCCCAGCCGTTCGGTCAGATCCTCGTGGGGATCCTCGCGCTCGTCATCCTCGGTGTGGCTTTCGCCGCCGTCCGCCGAGGCGTGAAGAAGCTGTTCCTGGAGGACCTGGACCGTTCGCAGCTGCCGAAACCCGCCGAACCGCTCGGTGTCGCCGGGCACACCGCCAAAGGCGTGGCGTACGGGATCATCGGGATCCTGGTCGGCATCGCCGCGATCAACGCGAAACCCGACCAGGCGCAGGGCTTGGACGGCGCGTTGAAGACCTTGCAGGCGCAGACGTTCGGGTCCGTGCTGCTGTTCGTCGTCGCGCTGGGGTTCGCCGCGTACGGCCTGTTCTGCTTCGCCGTCGCCAAGGCGCACAAGGCCTGA
- a CDS encoding (2Fe-2S)-binding protein yields the protein MIEVQGALVEDTEWLADQLTLSARRYPLGDRVTLGVLWWYSASSVLFGPVVDGRDPGLDAITLLMEPDGRVLDARSPVYEGDLPARTREMLTSAIATVAKVSGARQRHLWAIATDSLATRLLWAGRTAQAARFATAIGSELPTPRYVELSGRQFVRRGSCCLIYLGASHEEKCTSCPRQKPAERLARLSRLVG from the coding sequence GTGATCGAAGTACAGGGGGCACTCGTCGAGGACACCGAGTGGCTGGCCGACCAGCTGACGCTGTCGGCGCGGCGCTACCCGCTCGGCGATCGGGTCACGCTGGGGGTGTTGTGGTGGTATTCGGCCAGTTCGGTGTTGTTCGGGCCGGTCGTCGACGGCCGTGACCCGGGGTTGGACGCGATCACGCTGTTGATGGAGCCGGACGGGCGCGTGCTGGACGCGCGGTCACCGGTGTACGAGGGGGACCTGCCCGCACGGACGCGCGAGATGCTGACGTCCGCGATCGCCACCGTGGCCAAGGTCAGCGGTGCCAGGCAGCGGCATCTGTGGGCGATCGCCACGGACTCGCTGGCGACCCGGCTGCTGTGGGCGGGCAGGACGGCACAGGCGGCCCGGTTCGCCACCGCGATCGGGTCCGAGTTGCCCACGCCCCGATACGTCGAGCTCAGTGGCCGTCAGTTCGTCCGGCGGGGCTCGTGCTGCCTGATCTACCTCGGTGCGTCGCACGAGGAGAAGTGCACGAGCTGTCCCCGGCAGAAACCCGCTGAGCGGCTGGCGAGGCTCTCCCGACTGGTGGGATGA
- a CDS encoding CoA-binding protein translates to MTWQGPSAARRRSILLDTKRVAVVGASANTARPSYFVATYLLSSTRYEVSFVNPRLDSLLGEPVYPSLADLPKPPDLVSVFRKHDDLPGVAEEVIDAGGRTLWLQLGLFHEPVARRAEEAGLAVVMNRCVKIEHARFAGGLHLAGFDTGVISSRRNTFR, encoded by the coding sequence ATGACGTGGCAGGGCCCTTCCGCGGCACGCAGGCGCTCGATCCTGCTGGACACCAAGCGGGTCGCGGTGGTCGGCGCCTCCGCGAACACCGCTCGGCCGAGCTACTTCGTGGCCACGTACCTGCTGTCGTCGACGCGGTACGAGGTGTCGTTCGTCAATCCGCGATTGGATTCCCTGCTGGGCGAACCGGTCTACCCGTCGCTGGCCGACCTGCCGAAACCACCGGACCTGGTGTCGGTGTTCCGCAAGCACGACGACCTCCCCGGTGTCGCCGAGGAGGTCATCGATGCCGGTGGGCGTACCTTGTGGTTGCAACTCGGCCTGTTCCACGAGCCCGTCGCGCGACGCGCCGAGGAAGCCGGGTTGGCTGTCGTGATGAACCGGTGCGTGAAGATCGAACACGCGCGGTTCGCGGGCGGCCTGCACCTCGCGGGATTCGACACCGGCGTGATCTCCTCGCGGCGCAACACGTTCCGCTGA